The following proteins are co-located in the Camelina sativa cultivar DH55 chromosome 12, Cs, whole genome shotgun sequence genome:
- the LOC104730129 gene encoding protein GLUTAMINE DUMPER 1-like yields the protein MRPLSVHSRLEGVATHPTSATSASVNHHGMVPQSPWHSPIPYLFGGLAAMLGLIAFALLILACSYWRLSSSGEEDGQNVDEEKESRSGDKAANGAYEEKVLVIMAGEDLPRFIATPAMKTCTCGGHEGEMVISKEGSVVTDEEEKMREGEEKVKDTGETTTTTPSH from the coding sequence atgagaCCATTGAGCGTTCATTCGAGGTTGGAAGGTGTGGCAACGCACCCCACGTCGGCTACATCAGCCTCCGTGAATCACCACGGAATGGTGCCGCAATCACCGTGGCACTCGCCGATTCCTTACCTATTCGGCGGCTTAGCGGCGATGCTTGGGCTAATAGCCTTTGCGCTTCTCATCCTCGCTTGCTCTTACTGGCGCCTGTCTTCCTCGGGGGAAGAAGATGGTCAGAACGTCGACGAAGAGAAAGAGAGCCGCTCTGGGGATAAGGCGGCGAACGGAGCTTACGAGGAGAAGGTTCTTGTCATAATGGCCGGAGAAGACTTGCCTAGGTTTATAGCGACGCCAGCTATGAAAACGTGTACGTGTGGTGGTCACGAGGGTGAAATGGTCATTTCCAAAGAGGGTAGTGTTGTGACCGACgaggaagagaagatgagagaaggcGAAGAGAAAGTGAAAGATACCGGAGAAACCACTACTACTACTCCAAGTCActaa
- the LOC104730130 gene encoding ADP-ribosylation factor 1-like, whose product MGIVFTRLFSSVFGNKEARILVLGLDNAGKTTILYRLQMGEVVSTIPTIGFNVETVQYNNIKFQVWDLGGQTSIRPYWRCYFPNTQAVIYVVDSSDTDRIGVAKEEFHAILEEEELKGAMVLIFANKQDLPGALDDAAVTEALELHKIKSRQWAIFKTCAVKGEGLFEGLDWLSNTLKSGSG is encoded by the exons ATGGGAATCGTGTTCACGAGATTGTTCTCATCCGTGTTTGGAAACAAAGAAGCTCGTATCCTCGTCCTCGGTCTCGACAATGCTGGAAAAACCACTATCCTCT ATCGGCTTCAAATGGGGGAAGTGGTCTCCACGATTCCGA CAATTGGATTTAACGTTGAGACTGTGCAGTACAACAATATCAAGTTTCAGGTTTGGGATTTAG GTGGACAAACGAGCATTAGGCCATATTGGAGATGCTATTTCCCAAATACACAAGCAGTGATATATGTTGTTGATTCAAGTGATACAGATAGAATCGGAGTGGCGAAAGAGGAGTTCCATGCAATTTTGGAG GAAGAGGAATTGAAAGGTGCAATGGTTCTTATATTTGCAAACAAGCAG GATCTACCAGGTGCTCTCGATGATGCAGCTGTGACAGAGGCCTTGGAGTTGCACAAGATAAAGAGCCGTCAATGGgcaatcttcaaaacttgtgctGTAAAAGGCGAAGGACTTTTCGAGGGCTTAGACTG GTTGAGTAATACCTTGAAATCAGGGAGTGGCTAA